One segment of Rhodohalobacter mucosus DNA contains the following:
- a CDS encoding SLC13 family permease, translated as MTKTKLTGIFLGLLGFLIPLVLDFPGLSLAGHYAMSIFLMAAVFWMFEAIPIYSTSILVIFSQVILLSTEGVIDYSGIAGYEPASYTRFIATLADPIIILFLGGFVLADAAVKYDFDKNLTRILLRPFGIRTVNIMFGLMAVTAALSAFMSNTATTAMMVTVIIPIIAKMDPADPARIGIALSVPFAANIGGISTPIGTPPNAVVIGALNQQGVAVAFSSWMLYALPLALVMLFIAWRVLLWLYPPQTDTVSMTLDTRMKQSVQAWILYITFGVTVLLWVTEGIHGIRSSVVALLPVTLLTLTSVISKQDIRKLPWEVLWLIAGGIALGISMKETGLAEWMVGSISWDQLSYIMVLVVFGVVALVMSNFLSNTVTASLLIPLALSLATSGVLDGVFGMLMIGLVIALSASFAMVLPISTPPNAIAVSTGIIKTKDMIVSGFIIGLIGLLFVLVLAAVYWPFII; from the coding sequence ATGACGAAAACAAAACTAACCGGCATCTTCCTGGGGCTATTGGGGTTCCTCATACCGCTGGTTCTTGATTTTCCCGGGCTCTCGCTTGCGGGGCACTATGCCATGAGTATTTTCCTGATGGCCGCCGTTTTCTGGATGTTTGAAGCGATACCCATTTATTCCACTTCCATTCTTGTCATCTTTTCACAGGTTATTTTACTGAGCACAGAGGGCGTGATTGATTACAGCGGTATCGCGGGCTACGAACCGGCATCCTACACCCGCTTTATTGCCACACTGGCCGATCCCATCATCATTTTATTTTTGGGAGGGTTCGTTTTGGCTGATGCCGCCGTGAAATACGATTTTGACAAAAACCTGACCCGTATTCTTCTTCGCCCCTTTGGCATTCGCACGGTGAATATCATGTTCGGCCTGATGGCGGTTACAGCAGCTTTATCAGCCTTTATGAGCAATACGGCTACCACAGCCATGATGGTCACCGTGATAATACCGATTATTGCAAAAATGGATCCGGCTGACCCCGCTCGAATTGGCATTGCGCTATCCGTTCCTTTTGCGGCCAATATCGGCGGAATTTCTACACCCATCGGTACTCCTCCGAATGCTGTTGTAATCGGGGCACTTAACCAGCAGGGGGTTGCTGTGGCATTCAGCAGCTGGATGCTTTACGCACTGCCTCTCGCGCTTGTTATGCTGTTTATCGCATGGCGCGTGCTGTTATGGCTCTACCCGCCGCAAACCGATACCGTTTCCATGACGCTCGACACGCGAATGAAACAGTCTGTACAAGCCTGGATTCTCTATATCACATTCGGGGTAACCGTTCTTTTATGGGTAACGGAAGGCATACATGGAATCAGGAGCAGCGTTGTGGCGCTCCTGCCCGTTACACTCCTCACTCTAACATCGGTTATCAGCAAGCAGGACATCCGAAAGCTGCCATGGGAAGTGCTCTGGCTTATTGCGGGCGGTATCGCACTCGGCATCTCCATGAAAGAGACGGGACTCGCGGAATGGATGGTGGGCAGTATTTCCTGGGATCAGCTATCATACATCATGGTACTGGTTGTATTTGGCGTGGTGGCACTGGTTATGTCCAACTTCCTTTCCAATACCGTTACCGCTTCCCTGCTTATACCGCTTGCCTTGTCGCTGGCCACATCAGGTGTGCTGGATGGTGTATTCGGCATGCTGATGATAGGCCTGGTTATTGCACTTTCTGCCAGTTTTGCTATGGTGCTGCCGATCTCCACGCCCCCAAATGCCATTGCGGTGAGTACGGGAATTATTAAAACAAAAGATATGATTGTGTCCGGCTTCATCATCGGCCTAATCGGTTTGCTGTTTGTACTGGTGCTTGCGGCTGTTTACTGGCCTTTTATTATTTAA
- a CDS encoding response regulator, with translation MAKKIYIFVVEDEPEVLDAIVRDISGFEDVFPVEMADTAEEARDLMTELLDAGSEIGLILCDHVLPGQNGVELLVDMQKDPRTRKTRKVLITGQAGLDETVRAVNEADLEHYIAKPWKKEELVSITKKLLTDYVLDNGENPMAYMQVLDSERIADEIRKGKGITDS, from the coding sequence ATGGCTAAAAAGATCTATATATTTGTAGTTGAGGATGAACCGGAGGTGCTGGACGCCATTGTGCGCGATATTTCCGGCTTTGAGGATGTGTTCCCGGTTGAAATGGCTGATACCGCTGAGGAGGCAAGGGATCTCATGACTGAGCTTTTGGATGCGGGCAGTGAAATTGGCCTGATTCTGTGTGATCATGTGCTTCCCGGACAGAACGGGGTGGAGCTTCTGGTTGATATGCAGAAAGATCCCCGTACCCGAAAAACAAGAAAAGTGCTGATTACGGGTCAGGCCGGGCTCGATGAAACGGTGCGAGCCGTAAATGAAGCAGACCTGGAGCACTACATAGCCAAACCCTGGAAAAAAGAGGAACTGGTCAGTATTACAAAAAAACTCCTTACCGATTATGTGCTCGATAACGGAGAGAACCCAATGGCCTACATGCAGGTGCTGGACAGTGAGCGCATCGCAGATGAAATCAGAAAAGGAAAAGGAATCACGGATTCATAG
- a CDS encoding ATP-binding protein — translation MKFKLGSKWLENRTYVTQMIQRAITESGSDQHLMMRVKKGHEIFQEGEELNDVYILLEGGVTLYKRKPQTGIDFPVLEVTPGAIIGIVAYTTGQPSLTKAVATESSTLLKIPEEEIRELLAGSEKVGEFIDELILANLLERFRETIILQIKLDSLNQRLQNERNDLKKAYDELKTMQDQLIYQEKMSTLGMLVAGFAHEVNNPATSLLRSTETLERRLNGFMEWQDDGSERMAAARKCYEAGKKTVYPDTHTIREKSKELEKRFSMGRKSQLRLLAQFPDDLVRLLENLQPENDEALNFYLNYFEMGKMLQNIESAGNRISGMVQSLKSYSRSDTEQEWEMVDIREGIHDTLQLTSNRIKYYDIEIDLQEIPNTRANPAALNQVWTNIILNAADAMGKNGSLKIRCDNDEEHIWVTIEDSGPGIKEEYLDKIFESSFTTKKRDVKFGLGLGLSICKEIVEKHGGSITAKNSLHGGAIFTVTLPIRDM, via the coding sequence ATGAAATTCAAGCTTGGGTCTAAATGGCTCGAAAACCGTACCTACGTTACCCAGATGATTCAGCGGGCCATCACTGAATCAGGAAGCGATCAGCACCTGATGATGCGGGTAAAAAAGGGCCATGAGATCTTTCAGGAAGGCGAAGAGCTGAATGATGTTTATATCCTCCTGGAAGGCGGTGTAACGCTTTATAAACGAAAACCACAAACCGGGATTGACTTTCCCGTCCTGGAAGTTACGCCGGGCGCCATTATAGGAATTGTTGCCTATACAACCGGACAGCCCTCTCTTACCAAAGCGGTTGCCACGGAATCATCTACGCTGCTCAAAATTCCTGAGGAGGAGATCCGGGAGTTGCTGGCCGGCAGTGAAAAGGTTGGCGAATTTATCGACGAATTGATCCTGGCAAACCTTCTTGAGCGCTTCCGGGAGACGATTATTCTGCAGATAAAACTGGATTCGCTGAATCAGCGGCTTCAAAACGAACGCAACGACCTCAAAAAGGCATATGATGAATTAAAGACAATGCAGGACCAGCTGATCTACCAGGAGAAAATGTCAACGCTGGGTATGCTTGTCGCAGGATTTGCTCATGAGGTGAATAATCCCGCAACCTCTCTTTTACGATCTACAGAAACGCTCGAACGGCGCCTGAACGGATTCATGGAGTGGCAGGATGACGGATCAGAACGAATGGCCGCAGCACGAAAGTGCTACGAAGCGGGGAAAAAAACCGTTTATCCGGATACACATACCATCCGCGAAAAGTCGAAAGAACTGGAAAAAAGGTTCAGTATGGGACGCAAGTCACAGCTTCGGCTTCTGGCACAGTTTCCCGATGACCTTGTACGTCTTCTTGAAAACCTGCAGCCTGAGAATGACGAAGCCCTCAATTTCTATCTCAACTATTTTGAGATGGGCAAGATGCTTCAAAATATCGAATCGGCGGGAAACAGGATTTCAGGGATGGTGCAGAGCCTGAAAAGCTACAGCCGCAGCGACACCGAACAAGAGTGGGAAATGGTGGATATCCGGGAGGGGATACACGACACACTGCAGCTCACAAGCAACCGGATCAAGTACTACGATATTGAAATTGACCTTCAGGAAATTCCGAACACCCGTGCAAATCCAGCTGCCCTGAACCAGGTATGGACCAACATCATCCTGAACGCGGCCGACGCTATGGGAAAGAACGGATCACTGAAAATTCGATGCGACAATGACGAAGAACACATCTGGGTCACCATTGAGGATTCGGGGCCCGGAATAAAGGAGGAGTACCTGGATAAGATTTTTGAATCTTCGTTCACCACAAAAAAAAGAGATGTCAAATTCGGACTGGGCCTTGGTTTGTCCATCTGCAAGGAGATCGTGGAAAAACACGGTGGGTCCATCACGGCAAAAAACTCACTCCATGGAGGTGCAATCTTCACAGTTACGCTGCCGATTCGCGACATGTAA
- a CDS encoding M20/M25/M40 family metallo-hydrolase, producing MLTRLTVFLFVIAISIGLPACSPDADQTIDVPERVDEEQLISDLKFLSSDELEGRLTGTEGNRIAREFIEQRYDSLNLSMFGDSYQHLFNHVNPGSGDEFIDAVNLIGYAEGSANPDRYIVVTAHYDHLGMVDQEIYNGADDNASGTAALLAAARYFSQNQPQNSIIFLALDAEEQGLGGARWFVENPVVPLDSVVMNVNMDMISANFENEIFAAGTSHYPFLKPIIEGVAVNSEVNVEFGYDSEDWPQDWTMSSDHGPFHEKGVPFIYFGVVDHPNYHQPTDTFENTNPDFFVDASEMIVRVVEALDLNLDTVAEESGRF from the coding sequence ATGTTGACACGCCTAACGGTTTTTCTGTTCGTCATCGCAATCAGTATCGGTTTACCTGCTTGTTCACCGGATGCAGATCAAACAATCGACGTACCCGAGCGCGTGGATGAAGAGCAGCTTATCAGTGATTTGAAATTTTTGTCATCAGATGAATTGGAAGGCAGATTGACCGGAACCGAAGGTAACCGGATTGCGCGTGAATTTATCGAACAGCGCTATGATTCTCTTAATCTGTCCATGTTTGGAGACAGCTATCAGCACCTGTTTAACCACGTAAATCCCGGGTCGGGCGATGAATTTATTGATGCAGTGAATCTTATCGGCTATGCTGAAGGATCCGCTAATCCCGATCGGTATATTGTTGTTACCGCTCACTACGATCACCTGGGTATGGTTGATCAGGAGATTTATAACGGAGCTGATGACAATGCTTCCGGAACGGCCGCATTGCTAGCAGCCGCACGGTATTTTTCGCAAAACCAGCCTCAAAACAGCATCATTTTTCTGGCTCTGGATGCTGAGGAGCAGGGACTTGGCGGGGCAAGATGGTTTGTTGAAAATCCGGTTGTGCCTCTCGACAGCGTAGTGATGAACGTGAACATGGATATGATAAGCGCCAATTTCGAAAATGAGATTTTTGCTGCTGGTACGTCCCATTATCCATTTCTGAAACCGATCATCGAGGGAGTCGCAGTAAACTCTGAAGTGAATGTAGAATTCGGTTATGATTCAGAAGACTGGCCCCAGGACTGGACCATGTCAAGTGATCATGGCCCGTTTCATGAAAAGGGAGTTCCCTTTATCTATTTCGGCGTTGTAGACCATCCGAATTATCACCAGCCCACCGACACGTTTGAGAATACCAATCCCGATTTCTTTGTGGATGCATCAGAAATGATCGTCCGGGTTGTTGAAGCACTCGACCTGAACCTGGATACGGTGGCTGAAGAATCGGGCCGGTTTTAA
- the ppdK gene encoding pyruvate, phosphate dikinase has translation MQTVKDEKVVFTFGGGGAEGDRSMKQLLGGKGANLAEMSSIGLPVPAGFTISTEACHYYSSHGGIWPRNLKQSVKDGIHFIEEKMGTRFGDSEHPLLISVRSGAAVSMPGMMDTVLNLGLNDYTVEALMRHTNNERFAYDSYRRFIDMFGCVVMGISHEKFEHALEDLKETQGVEHDTELDTESLKELVDRYKAVYRKATGYMFPDDPYEQLEKAVNAVFESWDSDRAVKYRRINHITGLLGTGVNVQAMVYGNMGDDCATGVCFTRNPSTGENRFYGEFLLNAQGEDVVAGIRTPQDIKALQNVMPDPYRELVGIGKKLEKHYGNMQDIEFTIQKGTLYILQTRNGKRTGHAAIRIASDMVAEGLVEKRHAVKSLVEPGHLDQLLHPQIDQKNSNGNAVIGQGLPASPGAAVGKVVFTSEEAEQAVIDGTPVILVRIETSPEDVGGMSAAEGILTSRGGMTSHAAVVARGWGKPCVAGCGDIIINYENNTFTNGEITIHEGEWISIDGARGTVYQGKKDVVKPELDEDYHTFMTWVDEIRKMRVRTNADTPEDSKRALEFGAEGIGLCRTEHMFFGEERIKAIRKMIVSNSLEERKEALEKLLPYQKKDFTEIFRVMKGFPVTIRLLDPPLHEFLPDEPEEIKKVAGELGIRHSEFAEKVRLLREFNPMLGHRGCRLGISYPEITEMQTRAILGAAIELKKEKIKVIPEIMVPLIGTPQEFRSQKLVINNTAADLFEETGESVEYKVGTMIEIPRAALVADQIARDAEFFSFGTNDLTQMTFGYSRDDAAKFLGEYIKEGILQQDPFQVLDTEGVGQLIEMGTRLGRETKPELKVGICGEHGGEPSSVSFCYEHGLDYVSCSPFRVPVARLAAAQATLK, from the coding sequence ATGCAGACTGTGAAAGATGAGAAGGTAGTATTTACATTTGGTGGCGGCGGAGCTGAAGGCGATCGCAGCATGAAGCAATTACTGGGAGGAAAGGGAGCGAACCTGGCTGAGATGTCATCGATTGGCTTGCCCGTACCCGCCGGTTTCACCATATCAACGGAAGCCTGTCACTACTATTCAAGCCATGGGGGCATCTGGCCGCGCAACCTCAAACAAAGTGTAAAGGATGGAATCCACTTTATTGAAGAGAAAATGGGCACCCGGTTTGGAGATTCCGAACATCCCCTGCTGATATCGGTTCGTTCGGGAGCTGCCGTATCCATGCCGGGAATGATGGATACAGTGCTGAATCTTGGTTTGAATGACTATACGGTTGAAGCGCTGATGCGCCATACCAACAATGAGCGATTTGCCTACGACAGCTACAGGCGGTTCATTGATATGTTTGGGTGTGTTGTTATGGGGATCTCACATGAGAAGTTTGAGCATGCCCTCGAAGATCTTAAGGAAACCCAGGGTGTGGAGCACGATACGGAACTGGATACGGAAAGCCTGAAAGAGCTTGTTGACCGGTACAAGGCGGTTTATCGCAAAGCTACGGGGTATATGTTCCCCGACGATCCGTACGAGCAGCTGGAAAAAGCAGTTAATGCTGTATTTGAATCCTGGGACAGTGACAGGGCCGTGAAGTACAGACGAATTAACCACATTACAGGCCTCCTGGGTACCGGGGTTAATGTGCAGGCCATGGTATATGGAAATATGGGAGATGATTGTGCCACGGGTGTATGTTTTACACGCAACCCGTCAACAGGTGAGAATCGCTTTTACGGAGAGTTTCTGCTTAACGCACAGGGTGAAGATGTGGTTGCCGGTATCCGTACTCCACAGGATATCAAAGCGCTCCAGAATGTTATGCCCGACCCGTACAGGGAACTGGTTGGAATCGGAAAAAAACTGGAGAAGCATTATGGCAATATGCAGGATATTGAATTCACCATTCAGAAGGGCACTCTCTATATACTGCAAACCAGAAACGGTAAGCGTACGGGGCATGCAGCTATTCGTATAGCATCCGACATGGTTGCAGAGGGACTGGTCGAGAAACGTCACGCAGTCAAAAGTCTGGTTGAACCCGGTCACCTTGACCAGTTGCTTCACCCGCAGATCGACCAGAAAAACAGTAATGGAAATGCCGTGATCGGTCAGGGCCTGCCCGCCTCTCCCGGAGCGGCTGTAGGCAAGGTGGTTTTTACTTCTGAAGAAGCCGAACAGGCGGTTATTGACGGTACTCCTGTAATTCTGGTTCGTATAGAAACCAGCCCGGAAGATGTGGGCGGGATGTCGGCGGCCGAAGGTATCCTAACCTCGCGGGGAGGAATGACCAGCCACGCTGCTGTTGTGGCCCGGGGCTGGGGCAAGCCGTGTGTTGCAGGCTGTGGTGACATCATTATAAATTATGAGAACAATACCTTTACCAATGGTGAAATTACCATACACGAGGGTGAGTGGATCTCCATCGATGGAGCCCGGGGAACCGTGTACCAGGGCAAAAAGGATGTCGTAAAGCCCGAGCTTGACGAAGACTATCACACCTTCATGACCTGGGTGGATGAGATCAGAAAAATGAGGGTTCGAACCAACGCCGATACACCTGAAGATTCCAAACGAGCGCTTGAATTCGGTGCCGAGGGAATAGGCTTATGCAGAACGGAGCATATGTTTTTCGGTGAAGAACGAATCAAAGCGATCCGTAAAATGATTGTTTCCAATTCGCTGGAGGAGAGAAAAGAAGCTCTTGAAAAGCTGCTCCCTTATCAGAAAAAGGATTTCACGGAGATTTTCCGTGTTATGAAGGGGTTCCCGGTCACGATCAGGTTGCTGGATCCGCCGCTTCATGAATTCCTGCCTGATGAGCCCGAGGAGATCAAAAAGGTAGCTGGAGAGTTGGGCATCAGACACTCGGAGTTTGCAGAAAAAGTTCGTCTGCTCAGAGAGTTTAATCCTATGCTGGGTCATCGCGGCTGCAGGCTTGGAATCAGTTATCCTGAAATTACGGAGATGCAGACCCGGGCCATTCTTGGCGCTGCAATTGAACTGAAAAAGGAAAAAATCAAAGTGATTCCGGAAATAATGGTTCCGCTGATCGGAACACCTCAGGAGTTCAGAAGCCAGAAGCTGGTGATCAACAATACGGCCGCCGATCTGTTTGAAGAGACCGGTGAGTCTGTAGAGTACAAGGTAGGAACCATGATTGAAATACCGCGTGCGGCTCTTGTGGCCGATCAGATTGCCAGGGATGCTGAATTTTTCTCATTCGGAACAAATGACCTTACGCAAATGACGTTCGGGTACAGCCGGGATGACGCCGCCAAATTCCTTGGGGAGTATATCAAGGAAGGGATTCTGCAGCAGGATCCATTTCAGGTGCTGGATACGGAAGGTGTCGGCCAGCTTATTGAGATGGGTACAAGGCTTGGACGTGAAACCAAACCAGAGCTTAAAGTGGGTATTTGCGGAGAGCATGGCGGTGAGCCGTCCAGTGTATCGTTCTGTTACGAGCACGGCCTGGACTATGTATCCTGTTCACCATTCAGGGTTCCGGTAGCCAGGCTTGCAGCAGCACAGGCTACGCTGAAATAA
- a CDS encoding peptide MFS transporter, whose amino-acid sequence MKDSGNSDGTSQYSHSFFGHPRGLATLFFTEMWERFSYYGMRAILVLFMVDAINRGGLGLDDRTATAIYGLYTMFVYLLALPGGWLADKFFGLRNAIWYGGIIITLGHFSMAIPGNTTFYLGLILIVIGTGLLKPNISSIVGGLYADDEQARRDAGFSIFYMGINIGAFIAPLVTGYLGEGINWHYGFGAAGVGMLLGLIQYKATEKYLGDVGAAPEVTDSPENRDKLFRKIKIGLWATGVLFVMLFAAVSGGYITINPVAIADASGLVIFILVLAYFAYIYIAEELTGDEKKKIGVIAALFVFSAIFWSGFEQAGSSLNLFAERYTDREIFGWLMPASWLQSVNPIFIITLAPVFGWLWVWLAKKNLEPSTPAKFALGLIFLGFGFLVMMFASYYVVGGNQVLPTWLIMTYLLHTTGELCLSPVGLSAVTKLAPKKLVGQMMGIWFMSIAFGNLIAGRIAGQFDDQAIQADPTLLPDLFWIIVMTTVGGGIILLLFSKPIRKLMGNIH is encoded by the coding sequence ATGAAAGATTCTGGAAATTCCGACGGGACTAGTCAATACAGCCACTCCTTTTTTGGCCATCCCCGGGGGCTGGCTACGCTCTTTTTTACGGAAATGTGGGAAAGATTCAGCTACTACGGTATGCGGGCTATACTGGTACTGTTTATGGTTGATGCAATCAATCGTGGCGGTCTCGGTCTTGATGATCGTACTGCAACAGCAATCTACGGCCTCTATACGATGTTTGTATATCTGCTGGCACTTCCCGGAGGATGGCTTGCAGATAAATTTTTCGGGTTGAGGAACGCTATATGGTACGGCGGTATCATCATTACGCTGGGCCACTTCAGTATGGCCATACCCGGCAATACCACATTTTATCTGGGCCTGATTCTCATTGTAATCGGCACGGGGCTGCTGAAACCTAACATCAGCAGTATTGTAGGCGGCCTGTATGCTGATGACGAACAAGCCAGAAGGGATGCAGGGTTTTCCATCTTCTATATGGGCATCAATATTGGCGCGTTTATAGCGCCTCTGGTTACAGGCTATCTGGGAGAAGGAATTAACTGGCACTACGGATTCGGTGCAGCTGGTGTGGGTATGCTGCTGGGCCTTATTCAGTACAAAGCCACTGAAAAATATCTGGGCGATGTGGGAGCCGCTCCCGAAGTGACAGACTCTCCTGAGAATCGTGATAAACTGTTCCGAAAGATTAAAATTGGTCTCTGGGCAACCGGCGTACTGTTTGTGATGTTGTTTGCAGCCGTTAGCGGCGGATATATTACCATCAACCCGGTTGCCATCGCAGATGCGTCCGGACTGGTTATCTTTATTTTGGTGCTTGCCTATTTTGCCTATATCTATATCGCAGAAGAGCTGACAGGTGATGAAAAGAAGAAAATCGGTGTGATTGCCGCGCTGTTTGTTTTTTCAGCAATTTTTTGGTCAGGGTTTGAACAGGCCGGATCATCTCTGAATCTTTTTGCGGAGCGCTATACAGATCGTGAAATTTTTGGCTGGCTGATGCCGGCCAGCTGGCTGCAATCCGTGAATCCCATTTTTATCATAACGCTTGCGCCTGTTTTTGGATGGCTCTGGGTCTGGTTGGCCAAAAAGAACCTGGAACCCTCCACGCCGGCAAAATTTGCACTCGGACTGATATTTCTTGGCTTTGGTTTTTTGGTTATGATGTTTGCATCATACTACGTAGTTGGCGGAAACCAGGTGCTTCCCACATGGCTGATCATGACCTACCTGCTTCACACTACAGGCGAACTTTGCCTGAGCCCTGTGGGACTGAGCGCCGTTACAAAACTTGCTCCCAAAAAGCTGGTTGGACAGATGATGGGAATTTGGTTTATGTCTATTGCTTTCGGAAATCTGATTGCAGGGCGAATTGCGGGACAGTTTGACGACCAGGCAATTCAGGCCGACCCCACACTGCTGCCCGACCTGTTCTGGATCATCGTGATGACAACGGTTGGGGGTGGAATCATTTTACTACTGTTCAGTAAGCCGATAAGAAAGCTTATGGGCAACATTCACTAA